Proteins encoded in a region of the Solanum dulcamara chromosome 9, daSolDulc1.2, whole genome shotgun sequence genome:
- the LOC129903900 gene encoding MDIS1-interacting receptor like kinase 2-like produces MELSDNQLSGSIPTTLGDLTELETLFLHSNQLSGPIPSELGNLKNLNDMELSDNQLSGSIPTTLGDLTELETLRLYSNQLSGPIPNELAYLDNLVSLSMSRNDLSGQLPERLCQGGKLENLTVNSNNLTGPIPRSLSKCWSLKRVRFNNNSFSGNLSDAFGIHPGLLFIDLSDNDFHGELSSNWGKCKKLTDLRIARNNIGGSIPQEIGNIKGLLGLDLSSNHLIGQIPKEFGKLTSLVNLFVQNNYISGNMPRELGSLIKLESLDLSDNRLNGSIPTFIGDFMHLFQLNLSNNKFGQNIPMEIGRITQLNVLDLSHNLLVGDMPPQLANLKVLVNLNLSHNGLSGCIPEELESLTGLQDVVLSYNELEGSIPNNKAFINASLEGNKGLCGNVTGFQPCKRPSSVVKKHSLAKGSKLILITVLPVMGALVLLCVFIGVPFMCDKRRKIGDVERRDDGWLSISMLDGKALYRDILNATEEFDAKFCIGQGGHGSAYKVNLPSLGNIAVKRLHSSFENTHPKSFMNEVRALTGIKHRNIVNLYGYCSNAHHSFLVYEYVERGSLSSILSNEVESKKLDWLKRVNIIKGVAFALSYMHQDCSPPIVHRDISSSNVLLDSEYEARVSDFGIAKLLKPDSSNCTTLAGTYGYVAPELAYTMKVTQMCDVYSFGVLSLEIIRGKHLGEYITVLANSSIIDHEQLSDLLDERLPYPEDRVKEVLVFIIKLACSCLLETPKSRPTMHFISHKLSSMDARPHTRQRNPHVRRAT; encoded by the exons TAGTGAGTTGGGGAATTTGAAAAACCTCAATGATATGGAGCTATCCGATAATCAGCTTAGTGGTTCAATTCCAACCACTTTAGGCGATTTAACGGAGCTTGAAACTCTGCGCCTTTATTCTAACCAACTTTCTGGTCCCATTCCAAACGAACTTGCATATTTGGATAACTTGGTTTCCCTGTCAATGTCTCGCAATGACTTATCAGGCCAGTTGCCCGAGCGGCTTTGCCAAGGTGGGAAACTTGAGAACTTAACAGTCAATAGTAACAATCTTACAGGGCCAATCCCAAGAAGCTTGAGCAAGTGCTGGAGTTTGAAAAGGGTTCGCTTCAATAACAACAGTTTTAGTGGGAATTTATCTGATGCATTTGGCATCCATCCAGGGCTTCTGTTCATTGATTTGAGTGACAATGATTTTCATGGTGAACTCAGCAGCAACTGGGGGAAATGCAAAAAATTGACTGATCTGCGGATAGCCAGAAATAACATTGGTGGCAGCATACCACAAGAAATTGGAAACATCAAAGGGCTTCTAGGACTAGATCTTTCATCTAATCATTTGATTGGGCAGATTCCAAAGGAATTTGGAAAATTAACCTCTCTGGTTAATCTTTTTGTGCAAAACAACTATATTTCAGGCAATATGCCTCGGGAACTTGGGTCACTGATAAAGTTAGAGTCCCTCGATCTGTCAGACAACAGATTGAATGGGTCGATCCCAACGTTTATAGGAGATTTCATGCACTTGTTTCAGTTGAACCTGAGCAATAACAAATTTGGCCAAAATATTCCAATGGAGATAGGGAGGATAACTCAGCTTAATGTACTTGATTTGAGCCATAATCTTCTGGTTGGAGATATGCCCCCTCAGTTAGCCAATTTGAAGGTGTTGGTAAACTTAAATCTTTCCCACAATGGCCTATCTGGGTGCATTCCGGAAGAACTCGAAAGTTTGACTGGTTTGCAGGATGTCGTATTGTCATACAATGAGTTGGAGGGTTCAATCCCTAATAATAAAGCTTTTATTAATGCTTCATTAGAAGGTAATAAAGGTCTTTGCGGCAATGTAACTGGATTTCAGCCCTGCAAAAGACCATCTTCTGTGGTGAAGAAGCACTCATTGGCGAAGGGAAGTAAACTCATCCTCATCACTGTACTTCCTGTTATGGGAGCACTAGTTCTACTCTGTGTTTTCATTGGTGTTCCGTTTATGTGTgataaaagaaggaaaattgGAGATGTTGAAAGAAGGGATGATGGTTGGCTTTCAATATCCATGTTAGATGGAAAGGCATTGTACAGGGACATCTTAAACGCCACAGAAGAGTTTGATGCAAAATTTTGCATCGGGCAGGGAGGACACGGAAGCGCTTACAAGGTAAACCTTCCATCATTAGGGAATATAGCTGTGAAGAGACTTCATTCTTCATTTGAGAATACACATCCCAAAAGCTTCATGAATGAAGTAAGGGCATTGACTGGGATCAAGCACCGGAACATTGTGAACCTCTACGGCTATTGTTCGAATGCACATCACTCATTCTTGGTTTATGAGTATGTGGAGAGGGGGAGTTTGTCTAGTATTTTGAGCAATGAAGTTGAGTCCAAGAAATTGGATTGGCTTAAAAGGGTGAATATCATCAAAGGTGTTGCTTTTGCTTTATCTTACATGCACCAGGATTGTTCACCACCAATTGTTCATCGAGACATATCAAGCAGTAATGTTTTGCTTGACTCCGAGTATGAAGCTCGTGTTTCAGATTTTGGCATAGCTAAGCTTCTCAAGCCAGACTCATCCAACTGCACTACGCTAGCAGGCACATATGGCTATGTTGCACCTG AGCTTGCATATACTATGAAGGTTACGCAAATGTGTGATGTGTATAGCTTTGGAGTATTATCATTGGAGATAATCAGAGGAAAGCATCTTGGGGAATACATTACTGTGCTAGCAAATTCATCGATTATAGATCATGAGCAGCTTAGCGATTTGCTGGATGAACGTCTTCCATATCCTGAAGATAGAGTAAAAGAGGTTTTGGTTTTTATCATCAAGCTAGCATGCTCTTGTTTGCTTGAAACTCCAAAATCAAGGCCAACAATGCACTTCATATCTCATAAGTTATCATCAATGGATGCACGTCCACATACTCGTCAGAGAAATCCCCATGTAAGGCGAGCTACATAA
- the LOC129903509 gene encoding uncharacterized protein LOC129903509, which produces MNDFKYSDDQASRLLSLYFPGAKNGVNKARFVERFLVGEWKTNEDAVQMVILYFIHTFVFSQLGDAPISVDDFKMVEDDSYEQYPWGKLAYSKLIKGMRQEFSNAKQMYRLGGMPYALNVWIYECASQVPSEIAKPEDSTSAAKVNFREPHEVTGFEDFSTTPPTEFLKRSRDVAETSSPPPSKRMKTSPAKKPIQVETTNMHKDFLPPNELENLVSPDNEPGAKSPKESEKHVSPDNVPGAKSAVDRKFKRLENKMDSNHIDILKAIDSMANRMTGTSSQVKKDDFDQSFHVVEQQEAPTGLEGPEPSTMIIQVDNISEQSISADVPELFDQQVYSDTLKEDEPSVKDVSAHQMEPQRADTDQLIADSDNNTGKKDRRVADDKSAKVEEQVEEIEKEKIKPSTSESNTSAPFSIETLDVIDALIYGLPLPAMPLTAVSHEQVQDECLLCDSQLPTTLPSKANVLSDDAKTPSRRSRIPSKILQSPYLSNFGSSEKGKENLSDVTHQTHPFEGFGICYQPPSELVTDYSQWIDKELLKSHGNKNSKEDHYRSKCSLFGFEKMDFIVAFPKDKNWFYLMSQPDRCWNDEKSKMQLSNRYRYTTTNCIFKNYIEYAHTHYYHLPPNISTQEDMARATITAHQERSVKNIIRGFSIPAGLPWYLVDEVYIPVNCDMDFHWVLAVVVLKESGFFDNNERTDWSSLDSYKDKSTGNMLEPHHPLAVEYVEGIAQQGNGSLDCGVFLAMFAEYLSDGISIPNTGLNAEFFRSRYAALLWRYGCQKAMDGYVSDNDDPKKPRRDISLNQGELIDVQ; this is translated from the exons ATGAATGACTTCAAGTATTCTGATGATCAAGCAAGTAGATTattgtctttatattttcctGGTGCCAAAAATGGGGTCAACAAAGCTCGTTTCGTTGAGCGTTTTCTGGTTGGAGAATGGAAAACAAACGAAGATGCCGTTCAGATGGTCATTCTCTATTTCATCcatacttttgttttttctcaactaggtgatgcacctatatcGGTTGATGATTTCAAGATGGTAGAAGATGATAGTTATGAGCAATATCCATGGGGGAAATTagcatattcaaaattgataaaaggaaTGCGTCAGGAGTTTTCAAATGCCAAACAAATGTATCGTCTAGGCGGCATGCCATACGCTCTGAATGTTTGGATATATGAATGTGCATCTCAAGTTCCCTCTGAAATTGCT AAACCTGAAGATTCAACATCGGCTGCCAAGGTCAATTTCAGAGAACCTCATGAAGTCACTGGATTTGAGGACTTTTCAACAACACCacccactgaatttttaaagAGATCCAGGGATGTCGCTGAGacatcttctccacctcctTCCAAGAGAATGAAGACTTCCCCTGCTAAAAAgccaattcaagtagaaacaACCAACATGCACAAGGATTTCTTACCACCAAATGAATTAGAAAATCTTGTTTCTCCTGACAATGAACCGGGGGCAAAGTCACCAAAGGAATCAGAAAAGCATGTTTCTCCTGACAATGTACCAGGGGCGAAGTCAGCT gtTGACCGAAAGTTCAAGCGTTTGGAGAACAAAATGGATTCAAATcatattgatattttaaaagcCATCGACAGTATGGCGAACCGAATGACTGGCACATCATCTCAAGttaaaaaagatgattttgatCAATCATTCCATGTGGTTGAACAACAAGAAGCACCTACTGGATTGGAG gGACCTGAACCATCCACCATGATAATTCAGGTGGACAACATATCGGAACAAAGCATTTCAGCAGATGTTCCTGAATTATTTGATCAGCAAGtttattctgatacattaaag GAAGATGAACCATCCGTCAAGGATGTATCAGCACACCAAATGGAACCACAAAGAGCAGATACTGATCAGCTTATTGCTGATTCTgataat AACACTGGAAAGAAAGATAGAAGAGTAGCTGATGATAAATCTGCCAAAGTAGAAGAGCAAGTCGAggagattgaaaaagaaaaaatcaaaccaagcaCATCAGAATCCAATACTTCAGCACCATTTTCGATCGAAACTCTGGATGTGATAGATGCTCTAATATATGGACTTCCATTACCAGCCATGCCATTAACAGCTGTTAGTCATGAGCAAGTTCAGGATGAATGTCTATTATGCGATAGCCAGCTACCAACCACTCTTCCATCAAAAGCTAATGTATTGTCTGACGATGCAAAGACACCATCTCGAAGAAGCAGGATTCCTTCGAAGATCTTACAGTCGCCGTATCTttcaaactttgggtcaagTGAAAAGGGAAAGGAAAATTTGTCAGATGTTACGCATCAGACACAcccttttgaaggttttggTATATGCTATCAACCCCCTTCCGAGCTTGTCACAGACTACTCTCAATGGATAGATAAAGAACTTCTAAAATCACATGGCAACAA GAATTCGAAGGAGGATCATTACAGATCTAAGTGCTCTTTATTCGGCTTTGAAAAAATGGACTTTATTGTGGCATTTCCTAAAGATAAGAACTGGTTCTACCTAATGTCACAGCCGGACAGATGCTGGAACGATGAG AAATCGAAGATGCAGTTGAGCAATCGGTATCGATACACAACGACAAActgcattttcaaaaattacatCGAATATGCGCACACACACTACTATCACCTTCCACCTAACATTTCTACACAAGAAGATATGGCAAGGGCCACTATTACAGCTCATCAAGAGAGATCCgtgaagaacataataagaggtttCTCAATACCAGCCGGTTTGCCCTGGTATttggtagatgaggtatacattcCAGTAAACTGCGAcatggattttcattgggttcttGCGGTAGTTGTGTTGAAAGAGAG TGGTTTCTTTGATAACAACGAACGTACTGATTGGTCGTCtcttgattcatacaaggacaaatcaaCCGGTAACATGCTTGAACCACATCACCCATTAGCAGTTGAGTATGTTGAAGGAATTGCGCAACAGGGAAATGGCagctt GGATTGTGGAGTTTTCCTGGCCATGtttgctgaatatcttagtgatggaatttctattccaaatacCGGACTAAACGCTGAATTCTTCCGTTCAAGATATGCCGCACTCTTATGGAGATATGGTTGTCagaaggccatggatggttatgttagcgataacgacgatccaaaaaaaCCAAGGAGAGACATATCTCTAAACCAAGGAGAACTGATTGATGTCCAATAA